One segment of Desulfobulbaceae bacterium DNA contains the following:
- the glgB gene encoding 1,4-alpha-glucan branching protein GlgB — translation MSIDIVKELDRVLASDQHDPFMVLGFHLIDANKPSAVIRTFQPLAESVRLVLGEQKIDMYKMREEGLFEVIISSFSQPVDYFYEITLYNGIAKNVRDPYRVLPLLTEFDSHLFNSGTHYHINDRLGSHPMTIDGHSGVLFRVWAPSARRVSVIGDFNYWDGRVHQMRVIGSSGIWELFIPGLGEGDLYKYEIRTQSMDILEKIDPLQFTAEMRPKSASMVTDLDGYQWHDQEWMTSRDSSSTTIYHSPMSTYEVHLGSWRRDPSDPQRFLSFRELAGSLIPYVKEMGFTHIELMPVMEHPLDESWGYQVTGYFSTTSRFGSPHDFMFFIDQCHANGIGVILDWVPSHFPTDGHSLGRFDGTALYEHQDPRQGHHPEWGTYIFNYGRNEVIGFLISNAIFWLDKFHIDGLRVDAVASMLYLDYARNDGQWLPNPHGGKENLDAIEFMKHMNSVIYERYPGVAMIAEESTSFYGVSKPTDAGGLGFGFKWNMGWMNDTLAFFSRDPLYRKYHHNALTFSLLYAFSENFVLPLSHDEVVHGKRSLLAKMPGDEWQQFANLRLLFFYLWTHPGKKILFMGGEFGQLSEWYCKVSLDWHLVEERPMHQKLQQFVKTLNHFYRENRALWEEDHTYSGFQWLDFKDVNNSIIAIARKATDPRDHMVCLLNFTPQAHQNYKLGVLADVPYRQVLNSDSSQFGGSNMENNDLKIPIHEPFGEAPMHITVTVPPLGGIIFKPEY, via the coding sequence ATGTCTATAGATATTGTCAAAGAACTCGACAGAGTTCTCGCTTCAGACCAGCACGATCCTTTTATGGTTCTCGGTTTTCATCTTATCGATGCCAATAAACCCTCGGCAGTTATCCGGACATTTCAACCTTTGGCTGAATCCGTCCGACTAGTGCTCGGTGAACAAAAGATCGATATGTACAAAATGCGGGAAGAAGGTCTCTTTGAAGTAATCATCTCCTCATTCAGTCAGCCAGTCGATTATTTTTACGAAATCACTCTCTATAATGGTATTGCCAAAAATGTCCGAGACCCCTACCGCGTCCTCCCGCTTTTAACCGAATTCGATAGTCATCTCTTTAACAGCGGCACCCACTATCATATCAATGACCGACTCGGTTCCCACCCAATGACGATTGATGGTCACTCCGGGGTCTTGTTCCGAGTGTGGGCCCCTTCAGCCAGAAGAGTCAGCGTCATCGGCGATTTCAATTACTGGGACGGTCGGGTGCACCAGATGCGGGTTATTGGTTCATCCGGTATCTGGGAGCTGTTTATCCCCGGTCTTGGCGAGGGCGATCTCTATAAGTATGAGATCAGGACCCAGAGCATGGATATCCTGGAGAAGATTGACCCTCTCCAGTTTACTGCAGAGATGCGTCCGAAAAGCGCCTCCATGGTAACCGACCTCGATGGGTATCAGTGGCACGACCAGGAATGGATGACCTCCCGGGACTCTTCATCCACCACTATCTATCATTCACCGATGTCCACCTATGAGGTCCACCTCGGATCATGGAGGCGCGACCCGTCAGACCCACAGAGATTCCTGTCATTTCGAGAGCTGGCAGGCTCATTGATCCCTTACGTCAAAGAGATGGGGTTCACCCATATCGAGCTTATGCCGGTCATGGAACACCCTCTGGATGAATCCTGGGGGTATCAGGTTACCGGCTATTTCTCCACCACCAGCCGTTTTGGCTCGCCCCATGATTTCATGTTCTTTATCGACCAATGCCACGCGAACGGCATCGGTGTTATCCTTGATTGGGTGCCATCCCATTTCCCCACTGACGGTCACAGCTTAGGCCGCTTCGACGGCACAGCTCTGTATGAGCATCAAGACCCACGTCAGGGCCATCACCCCGAATGGGGTACCTATATCTTCAACTATGGCCGTAACGAGGTGATCGGTTTCCTGATCTCAAACGCCATCTTCTGGCTCGATAAATTCCACATTGACGGGCTCCGGGTCGATGCAGTCGCCTCAATGCTCTACCTTGACTATGCCCGCAACGACGGGCAATGGCTCCCCAACCCCCATGGCGGCAAAGAGAATCTGGATGCCATCGAATTCATGAAGCATATGAACAGCGTGATTTACGAACGATACCCCGGTGTCGCCATGATCGCTGAGGAATCAACCAGCTTTTACGGGGTCTCAAAACCCACTGACGCAGGTGGTTTGGGCTTTGGCTTTAAGTGGAACATGGGCTGGATGAACGACACCTTGGCCTTCTTCAGCCGCGACCCGCTTTATCGTAAATATCACCATAATGCTTTAACCTTTTCCCTACTCTACGCCTTCTCAGAAAATTTCGTGCTACCCTTGTCCCATGATGAAGTGGTTCACGGTAAGCGCTCCCTGCTCGCCAAGATGCCTGGCGACGAGTGGCAGCAATTTGCCAACCTCCGCCTGCTCTTTTTCTATCTGTGGACCCACCCCGGCAAGAAGATTCTCTTCATGGGCGGAGAATTCGGACAGCTCTCTGAGTGGTATTGCAAGGTCAGCCTGGACTGGCACTTAGTTGAAGAACGCCCCATGCATCAGAAATTGCAACAGTTTGTAAAAACGCTCAACCATTTCTACCGAGAAAACCGGGCGCTCTGGGAAGAAGACCACACCTACAGTGGTTTCCAATGGCTGGATTTCAAAGATGTCAACAACAGCATCATCGCCATTGCCAGAAAGGCGACAGACCCGCGCGACCACATGGTCTGCCTGTTGAATTTCACCCCACAGGCCCACCAGAACTACAAGCTCGGCGTCTTAGCCGATGTCCCTTACCGCCAGGTCTTAAACTCCGACAGTAGTCAGTTCGGAGGCAGCAACATGGAGAACAATGACCTCAAGATACCGATTCATGAACCATTCGGCGAGGCCCCCATGCACATCACTGTCACCGTGCCTCCACTCGGTGGCATTATTTTCAAACCGGAATACTAA
- a CDS encoding entericidin A/B family lipoprotein — protein sequence MKNTLIRAAWIFLTLIAMFFTGCSTLRGVGQDIEKGGEAIQRAATRK from the coding sequence ATGAAAAACACACTGATTCGCGCAGCATGGATATTCCTCACACTGATTGCCATGTTTTTTACAGGTTGCAGCACCTTGCGAGGGGTTGGGCAAGATATTGAAAAAGGAGGCGAGGCCATCCAGCGGGCGGCTACCAGGAAGTAG
- a CDS encoding HD domain-containing protein: MNTTGTSLNTIQQELDRREKEYLHSSACFSVDGIRRNPELLQGYRQNFAVDCDRILHAKSYTRYIDKTQVFSMVANDHITHRVLHVQLVSKIGRTIGRFLRLNEDLIEAIALGHDLGHPPFGHDGETILSTLCVKYGLPPFLHNLQSLRFLECLEKKGAGLNLTLQTLDGILCHDGEVNRNTLAPQLNKTFADLDLEVASKAMTPKTELIPMSFEGCIVRLADTIAYIGRDIEDAIELKIITRDDLPSECVQILGNTNGQIVYRLVTDLIETSSDLTTISFSPRIAEALMSLKHFNYQSIYLNPKVKVGSKELEHCFDRMFSTYLGHLANQDDNSTIISDFAHYLDPHRLAQTPPAGIVRDFIAGMTDDYFRAQATLLGCPISPKR, encoded by the coding sequence ATGAACACAACAGGGACATCCTTAAATACTATCCAGCAAGAACTTGATCGCAGGGAAAAAGAGTATCTACATTCGAGCGCCTGTTTCAGTGTCGATGGCATCCGCCGTAATCCCGAACTATTACAGGGATACCGCCAGAATTTCGCGGTGGACTGTGATCGAATCCTGCACGCCAAGTCTTATACCCGGTACATCGACAAGACCCAGGTCTTCTCCATGGTAGCCAACGATCATATTACCCATCGGGTTCTGCATGTACAGTTGGTATCGAAAATAGGTCGAACTATCGGACGGTTCCTGCGCCTTAACGAAGATTTGATTGAGGCCATCGCTCTGGGGCATGACTTGGGCCATCCGCCCTTTGGTCACGATGGCGAGACTATCCTATCCACACTCTGTGTCAAATATGGGTTGCCGCCATTCTTGCACAACTTGCAAAGTCTTCGTTTTCTAGAGTGTCTCGAGAAAAAAGGAGCAGGATTAAACCTAACCCTGCAAACCCTTGATGGTATTCTGTGTCACGATGGCGAGGTGAACCGTAACACCTTGGCACCCCAACTCAACAAGACCTTTGCCGATTTAGACCTTGAAGTCGCGAGCAAGGCCATGACCCCGAAGACCGAGTTAATTCCCATGAGCTTTGAGGGATGTATTGTGCGCCTGGCCGACACCATTGCTTATATCGGTCGAGACATCGAGGACGCTATCGAACTGAAAATTATCACCAGGGACGATCTCCCATCTGAATGTGTTCAAATCTTAGGCAATACCAACGGTCAGATTGTCTATCGCTTAGTCACCGATCTCATCGAAACCAGCAGCGATTTGACCACCATAAGCTTTAGTCCCCGTATCGCTGAGGCGCTCATGAGTCTAAAACACTTTAACTATCAATCGATCTACTTGAATCCCAAGGTTAAAGTTGGGAGCAAGGAGCTGGAACATTGTTTTGATCGGATGTTTTCGACTTACCTCGGCCACTTGGCAAACCAGGACGACAACTCAACCATTATCAGCGACTTCGCACATTATCTTGACCCGCACCGACTGGCTCAAACCCCACCAGCCGGCATAGTTCGCGATTTTATTGCCGGAATGACCGATGATTATTTCCGTGCCCAGGCCACTCTCCTTGGCTGCCCAATTTCTCCCAAGCGGTAG
- a CDS encoding tRNA-dihydrouridine synthase family protein yields the protein MKIILAPIMGVTDRIYRTTFAQHFTGVDLSMAPFISSVQARSIKPSYLKDVLPENNLLLPVIPQILSNNSDDFLFLANKIFDLGFEEINWNLGCPSPTVVNKKRGSGLLPFPEVIDRFLERVIPQLTSRLSIKLRLGRYHVHEIEALLPIFDQYPLTELIVHPRLGAQLYSGGVDLDTFAQVLSQTRHRVVYNGDITKIDNFSTLRARFPLIDSWMIGRGLLADPFLAAKIVSFLEAETSNSLPGTNVQIREDGKKCVVFNQKSLQFDGVGTNPSLKSDKDMAILETFHTVLYGQYREILCGPAHLLARMKCFWGYFSENFTNSPKVRKKIYKTNSPDQYLEVTHQLFAEGGLPL from the coding sequence ATGAAAATAATTTTGGCCCCTATCATGGGGGTCACTGATCGGATATACCGGACAACTTTTGCCCAACATTTTACCGGGGTCGATCTTTCGATGGCGCCGTTTATCAGTTCGGTTCAGGCAAGAAGCATTAAACCGTCCTATCTGAAAGACGTACTACCTGAAAACAATTTATTGTTACCGGTAATTCCACAGATATTAAGCAATAACTCCGATGACTTTCTTTTTTTGGCCAATAAGATTTTTGATCTCGGATTTGAGGAAATTAACTGGAATCTCGGTTGTCCCAGCCCTACTGTTGTCAACAAGAAAAGAGGGTCAGGACTACTGCCATTCCCTGAGGTAATTGATCGGTTCCTCGAACGGGTAATCCCTCAATTGACGAGTAGACTTTCAATTAAATTGCGCCTTGGTCGTTACCATGTCCACGAAATTGAGGCCCTGTTGCCTATTTTTGATCAATATCCTTTAACCGAGCTTATCGTGCATCCTAGGCTTGGCGCCCAACTCTATTCGGGCGGTGTAGACCTTGACACCTTTGCTCAGGTTCTTAGCCAGACAAGGCATCGAGTTGTTTATAATGGTGATATCACCAAGATTGACAATTTCTCCACTCTTCGAGCGCGCTTTCCATTGATCGATTCATGGATGATTGGTCGAGGCCTGTTAGCAGATCCTTTTCTTGCGGCGAAAATAGTATCTTTTCTTGAAGCAGAGACCTCGAACTCATTACCAGGTACGAACGTTCAGATAAGAGAAGACGGGAAGAAATGTGTTGTGTTTAACCAGAAATCTTTGCAATTTGATGGGGTAGGGACTAATCCATCCTTGAAAAGCGATAAGGACATGGCTATATTAGAGACATTTCATACCGTACTCTATGGTCAGTACAGAGAAATTCTGTGCGGTCCTGCGCATTTACTGGCAAGAATGAAATGTTTTTGGGGATATTTTTCCGAAAACTTTACTAATTCACCCAAGGTACGTAAAAAAATATATAAGACGAATTCACCTGATCAGTACCTTGAGGTAACCCATCAACTCTTTGCAGAAGGTGGTCTTCCCCTTTGA
- a CDS encoding tail-specific protease, with the protein MRLKQFIGLGIISILCFSTFALAAVTPSNEVGYDRNKAKLLSYVLSQELQKNHFSHKSIDDKLSQDAFALYLKQIDPRKQFYLQKDIDELQHFSTKMDDEMRGGQIIFPLVAEELLRSRVSQVTKFIDEFSSQNFDLTKKEELESDNKKLPYCQTDEELKDRWRKSIKYQIVSQSLNQDAVNDVKKDLDEAKNTPPKTEQVLQQEAKEKVIKTNRELLDRMMKRESKEQYDRYFSVIARAFDPHTDYMPPTQKEDFDIHMRGSLEGIGAELQEEDGFIKVKRIIPGGAASRQKQLVAHDIILMVAQGKGDPVDITDMRINDAVRLIRGPKGSEVTLTVKKVDGQTSVISIIRDVVQLEETFVKSAVVKASNMEQYGYIKIPTFYRDFQENGHGSTGRNVTDDVKKSLAEINKTKTAGLIIDLRNNGGGALVDAVKIAGLFIKTGPVVQIKTSDNKAEILYDYDVDVYYQGPIVVLINRFSASASEILAAALQDYQRALIVGSDHSYGKGTVQTLINMDNDLPLLGLSMGRYKPLGALKLTTQKFYRVTGASTQDKGVISDIVLPDAFSASEIGEQYEEHALPWDTIEPASYEKWEVFPFSLATLIPVSQERVKGNKKFIEIQKQSDEGKDRLKNTLITIDLDSVKKERDRMKELRKTSRIGGHGFDADDEEDQAPDHELTSKEEETRLVERLKEDPYILESLSLLGGSASGQSTSVVGVATQESVL; encoded by the coding sequence ATGAGATTAAAACAATTTATTGGATTAGGTATCATTTCTATATTGTGTTTTTCAACCTTTGCATTAGCAGCGGTTACACCCTCGAACGAAGTTGGTTACGATAGGAATAAGGCCAAACTTTTGAGTTATGTCTTGAGCCAGGAGTTGCAAAAGAATCATTTTTCGCACAAATCAATTGATGATAAACTTTCACAGGATGCCTTTGCGTTGTATCTGAAACAGATCGATCCACGAAAACAGTTTTATTTGCAAAAAGATATTGACGAATTACAGCATTTTTCAACTAAGATGGATGATGAGATGCGTGGTGGTCAAATTATTTTCCCTTTGGTGGCAGAAGAGCTTTTACGATCAAGAGTTTCTCAAGTTACTAAGTTTATCGACGAATTCTCCAGTCAGAACTTTGATTTAACCAAGAAAGAAGAGCTTGAATCTGACAATAAAAAACTTCCCTATTGTCAGACCGACGAGGAACTTAAAGATCGATGGAGGAAGTCGATTAAGTATCAGATCGTTTCTCAGTCTTTGAATCAGGATGCGGTTAATGATGTAAAAAAAGATCTTGATGAGGCCAAGAATACTCCGCCCAAAACAGAGCAAGTGTTACAACAAGAGGCTAAGGAAAAAGTAATAAAAACTAACCGCGAACTGCTCGACCGAATGATGAAGCGTGAGTCGAAAGAGCAATATGATCGGTACTTTTCAGTCATCGCCCGAGCTTTTGACCCGCATACTGATTATATGCCGCCTACGCAAAAGGAGGATTTTGATATTCATATGCGTGGTTCATTGGAGGGTATCGGCGCTGAGCTTCAAGAGGAGGATGGGTTTATCAAAGTCAAGCGGATAATCCCCGGTGGAGCGGCATCTCGGCAAAAACAGCTGGTAGCGCATGATATTATATTAATGGTAGCCCAAGGGAAGGGTGACCCGGTTGATATAACCGATATGCGTATCAATGATGCCGTGCGTCTTATCCGCGGACCCAAAGGCAGTGAAGTCACCTTAACGGTTAAGAAGGTAGATGGACAGACCTCTGTGATCTCTATTATCCGTGACGTTGTTCAGCTGGAGGAAACGTTTGTCAAATCTGCTGTCGTTAAAGCCAGCAACATGGAGCAGTATGGTTATATCAAAATTCCTACGTTCTACCGGGATTTTCAAGAAAATGGACATGGGAGTACTGGCCGTAACGTGACCGATGATGTTAAAAAAAGCCTTGCCGAAATCAACAAGACTAAGACTGCTGGCTTGATTATTGACTTGCGCAATAACGGTGGCGGAGCTTTGGTCGATGCGGTGAAAATCGCCGGTCTTTTTATCAAAACCGGACCGGTGGTTCAGATTAAAACCAGTGATAATAAGGCGGAGATCCTCTACGACTATGATGTGGATGTCTACTACCAAGGCCCTATAGTTGTATTGATTAATCGATTCAGCGCTTCAGCCTCAGAAATTTTGGCAGCAGCGCTACAGGATTATCAACGTGCCCTGATTGTCGGAAGCGATCACTCCTATGGGAAGGGAACGGTTCAGACCCTGATCAATATGGACAACGATCTCCCCTTGCTCGGACTCAGTATGGGGAGATATAAACCACTTGGGGCCTTGAAACTCACTACCCAAAAGTTCTACAGGGTAACAGGCGCCTCGACTCAGGACAAAGGAGTAATCTCAGACATTGTTCTCCCTGACGCTTTCAGCGCTTCTGAAATTGGAGAACAGTACGAGGAGCATGCTTTGCCGTGGGATACCATTGAACCGGCGTCCTACGAAAAGTGGGAAGTATTTCCTTTTTCCCTTGCAACTCTCATCCCCGTGAGTCAAGAGAGGGTCAAGGGTAACAAAAAATTTATTGAAATCCAGAAGCAATCTGATGAAGGCAAAGATCGGTTAAAAAACACTCTGATCACGATTGATCTTGATTCGGTTAAAAAAGAACGAGACCGGATGAAAGAATTACGAAAGACTTCTCGTATAGGAGGGCATGGTTTCGATGCAGATGATGAGGAAGATCAGGCTCCTGACCATGAATTGACCTCCAAAGAAGAGGAGACCCGTCTTGTCGAGAGATTGAAAGAAGATCCCTATATCCTCGAATCATTATCCCTGCTCGGAGGAAGCGCTTCTGGTCAAAGCACCAGCGTTGTCGGTGTTGCTACCCAAGAATCTGTTCTTTGA
- a CDS encoding DegQ family serine endoprotease — MKGIVFLKTQQWLFLVLVVLVSSILEPNYGVCQPAGAPTSFADLAEQYGPTVVNIYSTQTIQSRNLPYEYFFNNNEQLPDIFKHFFDLPQGPRKQPLPTQKRTSLGSGVITSADGYILTNNHVVENADEINVRLSSSEEYRAKIIGRDPKTDLALIKIDPKHELSYASFGDSDTLRVGDWVLAIGNPFGFEQTVTAGIVSGKGRTIGDGPYQNFIQTDASINPGNSGGPLFNLAGQMMGINTAIFSRSGGNIGLGFAIPANMAKTVFTQLQRTGKVTRGMIGVMIQPVTQDFARQFKLDRAIGALVGQVTPDSPAEKAGIMAGDIILKYQGQEITQGTMLPALVAETPVGSKVQVLVYRNGQEQIFDIIVGQLPEERSLSGGANDNTIEEDLGFTVQNLTPELAQSLGIDEQSGLLVTDVRPGSLADDAGLQRGDLIVEAGTGQKRQAVTSARDLENIFKANTDQNILLLVKSNQQTRFVLLKRS, encoded by the coding sequence ATGAAAGGCATTGTATTTTTAAAAACTCAACAGTGGTTATTTCTGGTTCTGGTAGTTCTGGTGTCAAGTATATTGGAACCTAATTACGGGGTATGTCAACCTGCCGGGGCTCCAACAAGCTTTGCCGATTTGGCCGAACAATATGGGCCGACCGTTGTCAATATCTACAGCACACAAACTATCCAGTCCCGAAATCTTCCTTATGAGTATTTTTTCAATAATAATGAACAGTTGCCTGATATATTCAAGCATTTTTTCGATTTGCCGCAAGGTCCACGAAAACAGCCTCTGCCAACTCAAAAAAGGACCAGCCTCGGTTCCGGGGTCATTACTTCTGCAGATGGCTATATTTTAACTAATAATCATGTGGTTGAAAATGCGGATGAAATTAATGTCCGTCTCTCTTCCTCCGAGGAGTACCGGGCAAAAATTATTGGCCGAGATCCCAAAACCGACCTCGCTCTTATCAAGATAGATCCTAAACATGAATTGAGTTATGCCTCTTTTGGTGACTCCGATACCTTGCGAGTAGGTGATTGGGTGTTAGCCATCGGCAACCCCTTCGGGTTTGAGCAGACTGTCACCGCAGGGATTGTCAGCGGTAAGGGGCGTACAATCGGTGATGGGCCATACCAAAACTTCATCCAGACCGATGCCTCTATCAACCCGGGCAATTCCGGCGGCCCACTGTTTAATCTGGCAGGTCAAATGATGGGAATCAATACGGCAATATTCAGTCGTAGCGGTGGTAACATCGGACTTGGCTTTGCCATTCCAGCAAATATGGCGAAAACTGTCTTTACCCAACTTCAAAGAACCGGCAAAGTAACGCGCGGTATGATTGGGGTAATGATTCAGCCTGTCACCCAAGACTTTGCCCGTCAGTTTAAGCTTGATCGTGCAATTGGCGCCCTTGTTGGACAAGTCACACCTGACAGTCCCGCAGAGAAAGCGGGAATTATGGCGGGTGATATCATCCTCAAGTATCAGGGGCAGGAGATTACCCAAGGAACCATGCTTCCTGCGCTTGTTGCTGAAACTCCTGTTGGCAGCAAAGTCCAGGTTCTCGTATATCGTAACGGTCAAGAACAGATCTTTGATATTATTGTTGGTCAGTTGCCCGAAGAACGGTCATTATCTGGGGGGGCCAATGATAATACCATTGAGGAGGATTTGGGCTTTACAGTTCAGAACCTGACCCCTGAGCTGGCCCAGTCCCTTGGCATTGATGAGCAGTCCGGTCTCTTGGTTACTGATGTCAGACCTGGGAGTCTCGCGGATGATGCGGGACTCCAACGCGGCGATCTTATCGTTGAAGCTGGAACTGGACAGAAAAGACAGGCGGTCACGTCTGCTCGAGACCTGGAAAATATTTTTAAGGCGAACACGGATCAGAATATCTTGCTGCTGGTAAAATCTAACCAACAGACTAGGTTTGTGCTCTTAAAACGGTCCTGA
- a CDS encoding trypsin-like serine protease, whose amino-acid sequence MSSSSPPRRNGSSFFLFFLIVLVLWFFFAKPPILPPRPDAVPRPVEARGDLASDEKSTIEIFQRSAPAVVYITTSALRRDFFSLNVYEIPQGTGSGFIWDSEGHIVTNYHVVEGANRVDVTLNDGKSFKASVIGVSPEKDIAVLFVNAPVESLPPIIIGESRNLLVGQKVFAIGNPFGLDHTMTSGIVSALGREIKSVTGQTIRDVIQTDAAINPGNSGGPLLDSAGRLVGVNTAIYSQTGESAGIGFAVPVEVVNRVVPDLIKYGKAIRPGIGVTIANDTVNRRLKSQGVLVINVQPGSAAEKSGIIGTYRENGKIILGDIVESINGVILKNFDDLRHELDNLAIGQEVILGIIRGGEHFNVTITLEEAG is encoded by the coding sequence ATGTCTTCTTCCTCTCCGCCACGACGAAACGGGTCATCTTTTTTTCTTTTTTTCCTGATCGTATTGGTTTTATGGTTTTTCTTCGCCAAGCCTCCAATTCTTCCCCCCCGTCCAGATGCGGTCCCGAGACCAGTTGAAGCAAGGGGAGATTTGGCATCAGACGAAAAATCAACCATTGAAATATTTCAACGTTCCGCCCCTGCTGTTGTTTATATCACGACGAGCGCTTTGCGGCGTGATTTCTTTAGTCTCAATGTATATGAGATCCCCCAGGGAACAGGCTCTGGTTTTATTTGGGACAGTGAAGGTCATATTGTCACTAACTATCATGTGGTGGAAGGCGCTAATAGGGTTGATGTCACCTTAAACGATGGCAAATCGTTTAAGGCCAGTGTTATCGGTGTTAGTCCGGAGAAGGATATTGCCGTCCTTTTTGTGAATGCACCCGTTGAAAGTCTTCCTCCCATAATTATTGGCGAATCCAGGAATCTTCTTGTCGGGCAAAAGGTATTTGCCATTGGTAACCCTTTTGGACTTGATCATACCATGACCTCCGGGATCGTCAGCGCTTTGGGACGGGAAATCAAATCCGTGACCGGACAGACTATTCGGGATGTAATACAGACTGATGCTGCTATTAATCCAGGAAATTCAGGAGGGCCGCTTCTTGACAGCGCAGGAAGATTGGTTGGGGTAAATACGGCTATTTACAGCCAGACCGGAGAAAGCGCGGGGATTGGATTTGCGGTGCCGGTAGAAGTTGTTAACCGGGTAGTTCCAGACCTGATTAAATACGGCAAGGCTATCCGCCCCGGCATTGGTGTTACCATCGCTAATGATACCGTAAATCGACGATTAAAAAGTCAAGGAGTTCTGGTCATCAATGTTCAGCCAGGAAGTGCGGCAGAAAAATCCGGAATAATCGGCACGTACAGAGAAAATGGCAAAATTATTCTAGGTGATATTGTTGAAAGTATTAATGGAGTGATTTTGAAAAATTTTGACGACCTTAGACACGAACTTGACAACTTGGCCATTGGGCAGGAGGTGATTCTTGGTATTATTCGCGGTGGAGAGCACTTTAACGTCACAATAACCCTGGAAGAAGCTGGGTGA
- a CDS encoding 4Fe-4S binding protein: MNWWTKALRSLITSDTSEKLDLFKTFPGFRRFLATRHHYAILRTAGDILFLVVLISGFFGPNDATRNVAVFLTWGLLWPAIVLSWFFVGRMWCGICPFPGLGVFLQRKGLSFSLKIPSFLQKYGVYSSVFLLAVIIWIEVVANFDHSPLGTSYLVLTIILGSAGFAIVYNGQAWCRHLCPLGRISGAAATLAITEFRANHDRCRNCKTFACQRGGEGKRGCPVYLGAYSVRNNLHCLVCGHCLTTCDRDSPQFLLRNPYSELITNKGRYITCSYIVPFLIGSQLARFLRHKEAYVVVLDLVGGSDAAAFSLLLVFSFGLVLAGIRFGNFLLGIDTDPIVGRLSPMVPILIPMAFVGELVYRMWFFAGGIGEFIPTLGRQMHLPWMESLAFSIPDSPVQILSAFFMLNGAVAAGYILWRFCMEDFDGLVKLSHFIALNCLISVFLLAYLAVIF; the protein is encoded by the coding sequence ATGAATTGGTGGACTAAGGCTCTACGCAGTCTCATTACCTCTGATACCAGCGAGAAGCTTGACTTGTTCAAGACTTTTCCTGGGTTTCGTCGTTTTCTTGCCACCCGCCATCATTACGCTATCTTGCGCACGGCTGGTGATATCCTTTTTTTGGTTGTACTTATCTCTGGTTTTTTCGGACCCAACGATGCGACCCGGAATGTCGCAGTATTCCTTACCTGGGGACTCCTTTGGCCCGCGATTGTCTTATCGTGGTTTTTTGTCGGAAGGATGTGGTGTGGTATCTGTCCATTTCCCGGGCTTGGTGTTTTCCTACAACGAAAGGGACTCTCTTTCTCCTTGAAAATACCAAGTTTCTTGCAGAAGTATGGAGTGTATTCTTCGGTTTTTCTTTTAGCTGTAATTATCTGGATCGAGGTCGTCGCCAATTTTGATCATTCTCCGTTAGGCACCTCGTATTTAGTGTTGACTATTATTCTTGGCTCTGCCGGGTTTGCTATTGTTTACAATGGCCAGGCGTGGTGTCGGCATTTATGTCCGCTGGGGAGGATAAGTGGAGCCGCTGCAACCCTGGCCATCACGGAGTTTCGTGCTAACCATGATCGCTGCAGGAACTGTAAGACTTTTGCCTGTCAGCGGGGTGGAGAAGGAAAAAGAGGGTGCCCTGTCTATCTAGGGGCCTATTCGGTGAGAAATAATCTCCATTGCCTGGTGTGCGGACACTGCCTCACCACATGTGATCGGGATTCACCACAATTCTTATTGCGCAATCCCTACTCGGAACTCATTACTAATAAAGGACGTTATATCACCTGTAGTTATATCGTGCCATTTTTGATTGGGTCACAACTAGCAAGATTCCTTCGGCATAAAGAAGCCTATGTGGTTGTCTTAGACCTAGTTGGTGGCTCGGATGCAGCAGCTTTTAGTCTGCTTCTCGTTTTCAGTTTTGGCTTAGTCCTAGCCGGAATCAGATTTGGCAATTTCCTCTTAGGAATCGACACAGACCCGATAGTTGGACGTTTGTCTCCGATGGTCCCTATCCTGATCCCCATGGCTTTTGTGGGAGAACTTGTCTATCGGATGTGGTTTTTTGCAGGGGGGATCGGTGAATTTATTCCGACATTGGGACGACAGATGCATTTGCCTTGGATGGAGAGTCTTGCCTTCAGTATCCCTGATTCCCCTGTGCAGATTCTATCGGCTTTCTTTATGCTTAACGGTGCGGTTGCTGCCGGCTATATTCTCTGGAGATTTTGCATGGAGGATTTCGATGGGCTGGTTAAGCTCAGTCATTTTATCGCGCTGAATTGCCTGATTAGTGTTTTTCTGCTCGCTTATCTTGCGGTTATCTTCTAA